The Candoia aspera isolate rCanAsp1 chromosome 6, rCanAsp1.hap2, whole genome shotgun sequence genome has a segment encoding these proteins:
- the P2RY1 gene encoding P2Y purinoceptor 1 has protein sequence MTEAFLSVVLNMTETHALANNVTSNATSKCSLTKTGFQFYYLPAVYIVVFITGFLGNSVAIWMFVFHMRPWSGISVYMFNLALADFLYVLTLPALIFYYFNQTDWIFGDFMCKLQRFIFHVNLYGSILFLTCISVHRYTGVVYPLKSLGRLKKKNAVYISTLVWFIVVVGISPIFFYSGTEVRKVKTMACYDTTVDNYLRSYFIYSMCTTVFLFCIPFILILGCYGLIVKALIYKDLDNSPLRRKSIYLVIIVLAVFAVSYLPFHVMKNLNLRARLDFQTPEMCAFNNRVYATYQVTRGLASLNSCVDPILYFLAGDTFRRRLSRATRKASRRSELNVQSKSEDMTLSILSECKQNGDTSL, from the coding sequence ATGACTGAAGCCTTTCTTTCGGTTGTCCTGAATATGACTGAAACCCATGCACTGGCTAACAACGTGACCAGCAATGCCACTAGCAAATGTTCCTTGACCAAAACTGGCTTTCAGTTCTATTACCTGCCAGCTGTCTACATTGTAGTTTTCATCACTGGATTCCTGGGCAACAGTGTGGCCATCTGGATGTTTGTCTTTCACATGAGGCCATGGAGTGGCATCTCAGTTTACATGTTCAACTTGGCCCTCGCAGACTTCTTGTATGTCCTGACGCTCCCTGCCCTCATCTTCTACTACTTCAATCAAACTGACTGGATCTTTGGAGACTTCATGTGCAAGCTACAGAGATTTATCTTCCATGTCAATCTCTATGGAAGCATCTTATTCCTCACATGCATCAGTGTGCACAGATACACTGGTGTGGTGTATCCTTTAAAATCATTAGGGAGactgaaaaaaaagaatgctGTTTATATCAGCACCCTGGTCTGGTTTATTGTGGTGGTGGGAATCTCTCCCATCTTCTTTTACTCTGGGACTGAGGTAAGGAAAGTCAAAACTATGGCGTGCTATGACACAACAGTAGATAATTACCTGCGGAGCTACTTCATTTACAGCATGTGTACCACTGTCTTCTTGTTTTGCATCCCGTTCATTCTGATCCTTGGTTGCTATGGATTAATCGTGAAAGCACTGATTTACAAAGATTTAGACAATTCCCCGCTTAGGAGGAAATCAATTTACTTGGTTATTATAGTGTTGGCAGTATTTGCTGTGTCTTATCTTCCTTTCCACGTGATGAAAAACTTGAATCTACGCGCCCGGCTGGATTTTCAGACTCCGGAAATGTGTGCATTTAACAACAGGGTTTATGCTACTTACCAAGTAACTCGAGGGCTAGCGAGTCTCAACAGCTGCGTGGATCCTATACTATATTTTTTGGCAGGAGACACTTTTCGAAGAAGGCTCTCCAGGGCAACTCGGAAAGCCTCAAGACGAAGTGAGCTCAATGTGCAATCCAAAAGTGAGGATATGACTCTGAGTATTTTATCTGAATGCAAACAAAATGGAGACACAAGCTTGTGA